From the genome of Pseudoliparis swirei isolate HS2019 ecotype Mariana Trench chromosome 1, NWPU_hadal_v1, whole genome shotgun sequence:
TGTGCCAATCAGTTGAGACATGAACCGTTTCAATTTAGACTTAAGCCCCTCGATTTTCCACTGATAAGGAAATGGGAAAGAAATCCAACCTGACACTTGGGTGGATCCCAGAAATGAGTTTGTCTATTCGGAGCATTTCATTCCATGATTAACGTCGAAGCTTTCCTGTGTTAAATCACACCTGTGCGGCTCGCCAGAGTTTTCTAGACTGACGTCTCTCTGTGCTCCCCAGGGCACTAGAGAAGCTGAATGGATCTATGATGGAGAACTTCGCCTTAAAAGTGTCGTTTATCCCAGATGAGACGGCTGCGCCAGAGGGTCCTTCAGCGGGGGGCAGGAGAGGCTACGTCGCCCGTGGAAACTCTCGCTCTGACTCTCCAAGTCTGGGCGCCCGGCCCAAAATGCAGTCGGACATCCCGCTGCGCATACTGGTTCCCACGCAGTTTGTAGGGGCAATTATCGGCAAGGAAGGTGCCACTATCCGCAACATCACCAAACAGACCCATTCAAAGTACGTACACAGAGGTCGGGAATTGTACAGGACCGGTGAGCTGTGTCTTCTACTATTTCGGTACTTCCAGGATCAAAGTAGGACCTATTCTCCTACTCGGATAAAGGTAGTCTCTGGGAAGAGAAAAGGCCTATGGAGAAATGCCATGTGTGTCTAAAAGCTGAATGCAAGTGTTAGAAATCAGATGTCTAAGTTCTTAATGACATGTATAGAGACTTTGCATTCATGATGTAGCACTGTGAAATGTGAGCCAGTTCTTGAATAACATTATTGCCAAAAACAATAATAGAAATGCCTTTATTGTACTTGCTTCTAAATTGTGCCGTGTCTTTTGCAACTAGTCATTACTTCTATATACTGCCTATTCCCCACAGGCCTTGACGATGCAGTTATTAAGCCACCTTCAAGAAAATGACAATCTAAACATTAACTAATTAACATTAGAGGTCCATATCAAACCTCCCATTTGGTAGTAAAATAATTGAAAAAGCACCCTCTTGGCTCTAAACGATTGTTTTCTAGTTATCATTTTCACTACTCTTAAAGTCTTCAATCTACTTAAACACATAGTGGAAAAGCTTACGTCTTAGTATTAGGCCTAATTGCGCCATTCAACTACAACATATGACGAAATGGGCTGGGAAAAAAATTGTAGGTTTCAGGATTCTAACCAGCTTGCTGGATTGCTATTTGAAAGACGGACTATTTTTTTCGATCAGTCATTGCACATCTgagcataaaaaataaaaaaagtgaattCAAAGATTACCAGgagttcctcaaggctccattaTTGGGCCTCTTCTTTTCAACATCTACAGCCTCCCTCTATTGcagattatatttaaatattgtcaTTTTCCAGCTCTGACTCAGCACCTTAATTGCTACCATTAAATACCACAAACCTGGCCATACAGTCTTGTTGTAGTCATGGAACATAACTGCTACAGTCCTTTGACCAGGAGAATGATTCCCCTTTGGGTTAACTAATTCTATTCaagttatttaaatatgtttttaaccaATTTGGGTTTGTTTTCCAATtgtcttttctattttatttgtataaccTGTGTTTCTTATATCTAGTCTAAATTCCTTCCGGTCTAATGcgttgtcttttttaaatgtgctataCGAATAAATGTGCTTTTCCGTTGCTCCAGGATTGACATCCATAGGAAAGAAAATGCTGGTGCAGCAGAGAAGCCCATCACGATTCACTCCACCCCTGAAGGTTGTTCGAACGCTTGTACAACGATCATGGAGATCATGCAGAAGGAAGCCCTCGACACAAAGTTGTGAGTTTGTGCCCAAACAAAATGAGAGGGAGAATATTTGCCTTGGTTTAACCTGTTTCTTGGTATTTTATGCCTCTCCTATAAACTTGTGAAAGACCAGAAGCGGTTTTGTTTCACACAGATATGCAAATATGCCTTTTGTTAAAATTCCAAAGCTTTcttaaaatgacatgtaattaCAACGGAGTTAAAAATATTAGTTTTTAAATGGTATGTGTGATGCTCAGCTGTCTGTGACATAATTGGCACATGTGAATAGCTGGATTGCAAATAGCACAGCTTCTCTATAGAATGTGACGAAATGTCAAAAGGTACTGTCGATTAAAATGGACATTTGTAGGAGAGGTCTGAACTGTTGTAGGGCCATTAAATAAACATCCCATCTGTCTTTTGCAGCACTGAGGAGATCCCACTGAAAATACTTGCACACAACAACTTCGTAGGAAGGTTAATTGGAAAGGAAGGACGCAACCTGAAGAAAATCGAGCAGGACACAGAGACCAAGATCACAATCTCAGCGTAAGACAGTTTGATGCACCCGCAGTTCACCGATAGCGCTTTTTATTCACTCTATTTATCGTCTCTGCGACCCATTCATAAAAGTGCCGCTTCCCAAAGCATATACTACAACATTAAAGATGTACGCCATGCTGTCAGAATTCATAGTCTAACACAATTGTTctcgtgccccccccctccctccatttTTCTGTTCAGTCTCCAGGACTTGACTGTGTACAACCCAGAGCGGACCATCACAGTGAAGGGCACCATCGAAGCGTGTGCAAGAGCcgaggaggagctgatgaagAAGATTAGGGAATCGTATGACAGTGACATGGCTGCTATGAATGTAAGCATTTTTATTCGACAAGGAACGTTATTATTGAAAAGGTTGCGTTTTTATTTGTGTCAAACTGGGAAAACTGCCTCGGCTTTACAAGTTAAGTAGACGGTCTGCTCCAGTAGATTAGTCGTCAAGTAAATGCATGTGAAGTATATTAAAAACAGAAGCCAGATCAcaggaaaaaataaacattttagaaAGATAATCTGTAAATGGTGTTAACATGCACAACAGTGATCTGGAAATGTTGCTGCAACAGCAGCACTTTCCTATCCGGACTCAATTTCATATAACTCCAAAACAGAAACGATGGTTTTCCATGGGGCTTATATTTCTGTCACCAAGTTTCTCTCGATGCTTAAGAAGTTAATGGAAAGTTTTCAGACTTTCTATGAAATTCTAGTTGGTCTACAATTCCTTCTCCACCGCTGTCAAATAGGGCGTTACGAGTACTCCACCGGGGAAAAATAAAGCTCATTACAAAGCATCCATGTCATTtataaaatggaaataataattaatgtaCGATTTTAAAGAGTGCATCAAGAACATGGAAGAATAAGCAAACATCCCTCCCCAAATCAAGCCGAAGCAGCTGGATTTAGATTTGTGGAGTTATCTgaagtcctccctcctcccaaaTAATGGATTCATTGCGTTGCCACAACCTGTATTGTGTTAATAGAAATATTCTCGTGTCACTCCAGCTCCAGTCCAACCTGATTCCGGGCTTGAATCTGAACGCTTTGGGTTTGTTCCCGAGTGGAGCCCCAGGCATGGGCCACTCCATGTCCGGCATGCCACCTCCAGGAGCCCACGGTGGATGCTCATCATTTGGGGTAAGTGACGGTCTCCTTGGCACATGGTCAAGTGGTTTGCCCCACGCCCACTCCTTCAAATCCAGGACGGGGTGTGTCTTCCATTTTAAACGATGCTCTGCCACTCTTGTGTCAGGAAAACTACAATTAATTAAAGAAATTAGTCTTTAGCAACTCGGCTTTGTGTCTAAGTTTCCTTTAGTGCAGTCCTTATAGGGGTGAAGGGCCATTTTGGGCCTGTGTGTTGTCGGCGAGCAGCCAGCCCCTTGCTATAAATCACCCGTCCCAAAGTGCTTTGCACGGCTTGTGGCTGCGGGATTAGGGGGGCAAAGTTCTTCTCCTATTGCCCCGTAATCCTTCACTTTTAGGAAGGCCCTAAATTTAAATCCTGCAGTGCAATATTAGTATGGCCAATATTTATACTTAAAATCACCAGATGGTTTACACAGTTATTTCTGCAAAGAATGCTGcattagaattattattattttttccgaTGGGATTGTTTCTCTCCACTGAAAGCCCTTCTCCATATATGGACGCTCCCAAAGCAAGTTATAAGCGTAGCTTCAGCTGACATATTGATTGGAATATTGGCCGCGATCCAAAATCATCAGCGCTACATGTTGTCCCTTTCGGACGATCCAAACCACCTCCCCTTCCAGAGCTCGGGTCCATCACGCACACTAACACAAGTGATGTGCTGGAACATGTTGTAACATGGACAGCATATTCAAATGCCaccttaaacctttttttttttttttttaataatactgGTAATGCCTGTGGCATACTGTGTCCTATATATAGAAACACGTTTTGAGCGGTGTTGGAACATACAATGTTCTCTCTTTCAGAAGTCTGATCCCCTTGGTGAGAAATTCCTACTAGATGTAATGACCGTGGGGCGTGAGCTCCAATGCAGCTTAAAGAATTGAACAGCTTTTGCGTGATCCGCTGTCTGAACTTGCCGCTGGCTGAATCAAATGATCTGCAGGTACTGTCCGTGAACTCCTGGTCACAGCAGCGCTAACGTGTTTACCCCAGCAGGGACACCCGGAGTCGGAGACGGTTCACCTGTTCATCCCTGCTCTCGCGGTTGGCGCCATCATTGGAAAACAGGGTCAACACATCAAGCAGCTGTCACACTTTGCCGGAGCCTCAATCAAGGTGAGTGACGAACGGGTCGTCTGAATGATGGTGTTAATGCCGGCTGTCTGCATGTTGCCCCTGCCTTGACCTTTCGGTTGCTGGTTGCATTTAAAAAGGACCGTTTATTTAATACCGTCTGCACTCCTTCAGATCGCCCCTGCAGAAGAAGTGGGTTCCACACCCCAGAGGAGGGTCACCATCGCTGGACCGCCAGAAGCTCAGTTTAAGGTGCGGTAACTCTTCAGCCttataaacacacaacacactgtgATAGAATCAAAAGGAAGCCACCTAATTAAACTTGATCGGAGCAGCTGTTTGGAACTTTTTGGACCCATTTATCAAGTGCATCATGAGTAATCTACATTTGAACCTGTTCGGCTGCAGGCTCAGTGTCGCATCTTCGGAAAGCTGAAGGAAGAGAATTTCTTTGGACCCAAGGAAGAAGTGAAGCTGGAGGCTCACATCAAGGTTCCTTCCTTTGCCGCTGGACGAGTCATCGGGAAAGGTGGAAAAACGGTAAAAAGGCCACCTAACTTGCACTAGAAATTTGTTCTGACAAATGAATTGTTACATAGTTGTGTTAACTATCCAATTATTTACTCTTGGGTTGTAATTATTCTATCTCTTTATTACTGCTGCAGGTAAACGAGCTGCAGAACCTGACCTGTGCAGAGGTGGTGGTGCCCAGGGACCAGACGCCTGATGAGAACGACCAGGTCATCGTGAAGATCAGTGGACACTTCTTTGCATGCCAGGTGGGTTTTTTGACGGGAATTCCATATATATAGTCTGATTCTATAAAAATGTTGTAGAAACGTCATGCAGTAAGCTACTTTGAGGCAAACTCCGCCCACAGTCAGCCGTTATCTTGTCCATGCTGAGGAGACTATGTATTGACCATAAGACGTCACTTGATGTCACGATCGCATCTGTTTTTAAAGGactctttctttgacttctctttGCTGTGATCTGAGCCTAACGTGTTCTCATGTCATCCAGCTGGCTCAGAGAAAGATCCAGGAGATCCTTGCCCAGGTGAAAAGGCAGCAGCAGTCTAAATCCACATCTGGAGGCCCGCCTCCTCAGCCCCGCAGGAAGTAAAGCTCCAGCGGTCCTGGAGGAATGGTGACTGAATCAGCCGGAAGTCTCGACAAACAAATGCAGCGgagtccagggggggggggggggggaggaggaagacaagGGGTTGTAATGCTCCCCTCAGGGGATCAAAGGTTATCAGAACCCAACCAAACAGCCACCCCTCCTTGTCTGTCTTGATTAACTTTCAAGTGTGGCTAGAAAGAGACCCTACGCCTTTAAGCCTCCACCCACCTCgcctctctgcatctctgtgAGAAAGTACTTCTGAGGGCGCCCAACAACGTCACCTGCCCTCACATGTACACACCCCTCGACcgttctcctcctcccaccacgGGTGTGttgaattcttttttttttcctcttttttttgtggtcCTCTTTTTACACTAGAGTCACAAAGAAGAAATAAGGATCCCCCTCCTAACGCCTCATTGGTGTGGTACTTCAAACCTGACAGGATGTTTTGGTTGAattcagatttttcttttttcttttcttttagtgTTTAATTGGTTGATGAAGCTTTCTCATGATTTTTCTGTGGAAAGGAAAAGGCATTGCTATCAAGGTCCTGGTTGGACCAACAGAGGTTTATTTTGGGGGAGGGTTGGCTCAGATTGGGTGGGCCACGTTTGGGGGAAAGATTCTTGTTTCAGGACAGGACCCATGACAGGGTGGATTATATTGGGCGTCCTGCCCTTGTAACGATAGTGGCATTTTATAAATTTGGATGCATTTTATAGATAGACCTATATACatagatgaatatatatttagaggTGAGGGCAGCGTCATGACTGACACTTGGGGAAACGGTGCCGAACTGCTGCTGCCCAGGAAAACCAATTTAATATGCATTTTACTTAACTACCTCAGGATCTAGTACCTCAgaagacaaaagaaaatgattatatatatgagaaaaaaatgttcctttcttttttattttgcttttgtgGTATTTTGTATACTTTATAAAGCTGATAGTCtttgaacatttttatttttttaagaaaatttAAAATTTGGTCAGCTGCCAACTGACCTTGCCTTCAACTCGGGTGCTTTAGGTGGCATtgttcatgtgtatgtgtgacttAAGATGACCCTGTACATAGTCTATTTGTACATAGAAGCCCCGGAGCAAGAGTTGGCGCCCCCTCAGCTGGCGGCTGACAGGAGTATCGAGAGAAAATCGCCTCAGTTTTTCCCCTGAGGGTCCACCATCTTCTGAAAATAAGTACAAAACATCAAAagacatgcaaataatgccaaccgTACATACTTACAGCAATGCCAGTTTAGTTTTGGGATTGACATTGTTATTGGTAATGGTACTTTAatttgtcaacaacaacaaaacgtttGCCTTCCTAGGAGGGCTGTGACAGGGCAGTGCAGTGTGGACCGTAATGGTCTCCTCTCTAGTTGCCCTTCAGTCAGCAGAgcgtcttttattttttttgtctgtcCTGTTCCCCGGCCATCTGCCACCTTCTTGACGATGGTGTCTTGGCAAAGCCCAAGCCCGACTAGGTTTATTTTCATAGAGCAAGCTTTGTCAGTCCGGAGTGGCCCTTGTAGCCAGGCCGTTGCATGGTGAGGGTAGGTGGAGTCAGTCTGAGAGAcgcatcattttttttttttttttttttgtgttacaAAAATGATTTAAACCAGACATTCTCTGTAACCCACACAATGTAACTTGAGGTTCCAATTTGTTAAAACTGGGAAAGGAGCTAGATAAAGGCGCACAAAATACTGAATGAACCCCGacttggggagggggaggggcgggtataagaaaagaggaaaggaatCCTAAACGTAAATATtcaatttatttcatttgtCGCTTCATGCCGAATGTAAATATGTTGATTGTGGTAAAACTCGAGTGTATTCATGCTTCCACAGTAGAACGCCGTCTACCTCGGCtgagggggtggtgggggggttgTTGTGGCACCCTACCCTGCCCCCACTGAGCGCCAGCGCGCACTGATACCTCAGTCCCCCGAACATTTCTTTCTACATGGGCGCCATTCTAACTGAGGGGGCACAAGTGATACTTAAAAATATCCCAGACGACTCCCAATTCCCCACTTCCTTCCTGTCaaaccaccctctccacctctttcccctcctcctctgcagttTGTTTTGATCTACCTCTTTAGACACGTATTTGAAGTAGAGGCATTCTTCATTAGTTAGAATTTAGCCCCCACAACCTACCCCTCCTTTATGGCTCCCCATGCTTCCCCAGATATAAATGAAAACGTAAAACTAAAATCATGTACTCTTTAGAATCGAGAATAATCAAgtgataaaaaatattttcttttgccAGTGTTTATATGTACTCTTTTTGGCTCAATTGAATTCTTCAACCGATGGCTATTTCTTTCTGCTTTCTATTTTTGGTGGTGTGGCTTACATGTATTTGAACTTTTGCTTGGATTTTTTGTGAAAAAGGTCAAATCACGTGTTTGATTTTGCATTCAATAGTTAAAATGAGAaaaatacagtttaaaaaaaaaaaaaatgggcctgcctttttttgttgatttgaaAGACTTCAAATAGATACAAGTCCTGTCTTTTTTCCCTTTGGTCTTTCACAGTTGCTATACTCACTCGCTGTTTCAGTAGCTATTTTCTTCTGTTAGCATTTCTTGGCTGTGTAACGTGGAACATCTTGGTATGAGACAGATATGAGGGACTGGGTCTCTGAGTTTTTTTGGAAAAGTGATCTAATTTCAGCATGATATTCCCTTCACCCATTTTCTGCAACAATGCTTATGCcccatcacctctccatcacacacagcTCCACTTGTCAAATGCctctgaataaaaaaatatattaaattgtgttctccccctttttttttttttactgactgGCACACTTCACATTGTGGCTCATAATCTGATAATTGCAATACATCCACTGGGTTGAAATTATTGTTTCATTGAACAAATCAAGTCTGAACCAGAATTTGCAACATGActatttatattgtaactggTTTGGATTGGTTACTTAAGAGAAATTCTGGTGTGAGGCCATAATGGTCCTTTTGTTCTTCACGTACCTGGGTTGTTGTGCTATGCTGTATAATGGCACTGGCATTTAATTGTCATGCGACTAAAACAAGCTTTTCAGAATGTTTTTCAGCTTTAACCCTGACTTTAAATAATAGAAGTGAATGGTAAACCATACCTTGAATCTGTGGGTCATTTGTGGTTGATCTGCACAGAGGCTGGTAAGGTGATTTGTATGACAATACATGGAGAGAAATGTCTAAGATGAGCAGTTAGTTCACAACCTTTATTAGAGTCCTCAGGTCAAGTTGTCAGTGGAATTTTGTTTGAAAAAAGAATTAAGTTCTATCAATTAATTCAACTAAGGAAAAACATGCAATGTCACtagtatacattttatattggCGAAACAACTCACAGGCTTCATTCTAAACTGTTTATTAATATCAAAAAGGATATAAACTATTGTAAAGCAGCATTTGGTACATTTGCAATAAAGCAGTTATTTTGATCAGAAAACATCCATGACTTGGAGCCTAGTTCATCTCCGAGCAACTCCCGCACCCAATGACCAGGCAGAACCAAGAGACGAGAACCCTTTGGTTCAGCTTTAAAACGCCTACACAGGGCGTCTCTCGGTCAGCAGGTAATGTCTCTCCTCGCTGGAGGGGAAGAGGGCCTCTTTCAAACGGACCGCGTGGCCACTGGCGTCCTCCAATAGTGACCTATGAATGGGACGGTACACCTTGTAACGCCTTGGAATGGGAGAggggaaaaggagaaagaaataaTTGGGCATTGTATGTGTGAGGACACCCTTTAGGACTTGTACAAGGACTACCTACTTGCAGCCCAGATAGGCAACGAATGCAAAGACAGCCACCAGCACAGCGGTCGAGGACAGCACCACCGCCGCAGTGTGTGAAGTCACGGACACTTCAGGGACAGAAGAGCAGTGAGACGggtacacacatgcagagacagATAACATTAGTATGTCCACTTCTACAAAGCTGCTAGTTACAGCTCGCGTATATCAaaataaaggtgtgtgtgtaaccgACCAGGTGTATCCTGGGACTTGTTGATGGTGACCGTGGAGCTGGTGCTGGTCAGGCTCCTGGAGTTTTCCAGCGTGATGTTGATGCAGTAGGTGCCGGGCTCCGGAAAAGTTCGCCTGAGATGCACTTCACACTCTGACGATGGCGGCACGTCATCGCACAAAATGCTGCGCACCTGAGTACAGGTGTGGTCCGACACAATGGTACAGGCTGAAGTGGGGATGctgaggatgaggggatggaaaGATGAAGGGCGAAACAAAACAACTAATCCTTTTGTTTTCTaaaacctttttccttttttaaataattttaatgTGCCATAGCAAATGCCTAACAACTGTTATattaaacatgtaacatgttgaAGGTTTTCAAATCTGTACATCACTTAAGTCCAATGGAACTGCAAGGCATTTCATTCTGTGTTGATTTATTTTCACGAGCTATGAATGATATCAAACCTTAATTTAAttcaataatacaataaatagaTACTTACTTCCCCAGACATTTCACCAGGAAGCTGATGTCAGTGTCGGTCACTCTGGAAGCCGACACCTCCACAATGCGACTGTCCGACTGGCTGGTTAGTTGGTGCTTCGGCTCTGAGGAGAACATATTCACGCAGTTGGTTTTTAATGTGCGATCACCTTCTTTTAACATTcaaatgacgtgtgtgtgtgtgggagggggtaTCCAtaaatagatacatacataaatgAGTAACAATTTTGATATGAATCTTCCATTAAATAAAGATGTGAATAtaaatagtattttttttaacgattaCATTAGTGCATGAATCACAGCAGCATTAAATAGGACACAAAAGGCCAGTTTCACATGACTACCACTGACTGTCTATTTGACCTGCTGACTGGGAGACTGCACCTCAGTTCTGCTCAGTGGAGCGGGACAACAGGCAGTTGTTTACTCTCTGTGGCGTCTACTTGTTCAAAATGACAATGAAAAGAAGGAATGAGTGACATTTGGAATCGTATTCGTCTCTGTGAAAACATTAATTTTTCATCGCACTGAATTGGTTTTGCGTCAtcctcaaaacaaaaaaaaatccataatcTTAGTTTAGCATTTTAGCAAACTAATATTTGATAAGAGGAATGAACATAAAGTACATCTGTCGATGATCTCATTTGTTTTACAGCTATTTGTTCAAAAACCAATCAGACATTGTCGACATTTTGTCACTATTGGATCACCAAACGCCATAAAGTAGTAGTCCCggagttgttgagatatttcaatgTCAATGGTATAGCCTAGCTACTAAATAAATAGGGAATGGAGAATTAAATTGCAAACTGATCTATAATTTCCATTCAAATCTATTATCTAATATTTACATACAATATTATCCAATATAACTTCTTCCAATTATATTTTAAAGTCACTCTATGTTTCATTTATAATGGCCTGACTTTGACATCATCTGGTGTTATTATCATAAAAGATGCTGCGACACACAGCCACGTGCACCACTTGAAAGATGCAGTTTGGCCCCTACCAACAATGGTGATGTTTCCCATGAAGGTCCCAAGGGCGTAGCGGTAGCAGTCGTTGCCGTTGAGGTTCCTGGCGCGGAGCGAGGCCAGGGTGGTGGGGTTCGACCCAGGGGTCACATTGGCAACAGTAGGGGAGGGGGTCTCCGTGGGAGGGGGGCCTGTTGTCATGGCAGTAgtagaggatgaggaggagggaaggggctGGCGGGTGCTGGGTGGCACTGAAACAGAaaaaatacatacactaccgttcaaaagtttgggatcacccagacaatttcgtgtcttccatgaaaaatcacacttttatttatcaaatgaatataaaatatagtcaagacattgacaaggttagaaataatgattaatatttgaagtattaattttgttctacaaacttcaagctcaaaggaaggccagttgtatagcttatatcaccagcataactgttttcagctgtgttaacataattgcacggttttctaatcagacattagtcttctaaggcgattagcaaacacaatgtaccattagaacactggagtgatcgttgatggaaattggcctctatacacctatggagatatttcattagaaaccagacgtttccacctagaatagtcatttaccacattaacaatgtagagagtgtatttctgattaatttaatgttatctttattgaaaaaactgcttttctttgaaaaataaagtcatttctaagtgatcccaaacttttgaacggtagtgtatatatatatatatatatatagactcaTGAACAATAATGTGAATTTCTGTGATGCAGGTATTATACATGCAAGTTATCGGTTCTTCATTTATTGAGCTCCTGCTCGGATACACCCACTTCCTCagtcactctctttctctcttagaacacatgaacatgtgcagTGTTAGCTATGGAGCTCACCCTGGGTTGTCTCCATCTTGACAGTCACTGCATGAGTAACAGGAGGTGTGGCTGTGGGAGCCTCTGAAGTAAGAGACACAGGAAAACATGTATGACACGTCTAGTTCTGTGAGGTAACACTTCAATGGGCTCTTCAGGGAAAGTTGCTTCTGGCGTCGTCTTGTTCATCGAGGTCAGATCTGGTGTCCTGGCTGAGGTTAACGGCATAAACACTTCAGATGACTTACCTCTTGTGGTCTGTACCATGCTGatagtttgggttttatttgCCCAATATTTGAGATTTCCTCTCTCCCTGGATACATCTCTCAGATGTCTGCCCCGTAACGTCGGCGAATGTGCTTAACCGTTCTACGAGATGCACAAACATGAACTAAAAGCATTCGCGGCCGGCCTGGCTATTTCAATAAAGTCAAAGAAACTTGGATaacaacacacagagggagagcaacTTCagtctctgctcaggtagacgaTACACCACTTTATTTTTACAGAGCAAATAGCTGTGtctgctatattaatgctctggcATTTTTATATTGCACCTCCAAAGGCATTAAAAAAGCAACTTGTGTTATCAAAAGCAAAGCTGCAAGAAACAGACCCTCAATAATCACGAAAGATCTCAAAATCTTTggggaaaaaactaaactatCTCAATGGTTAAGCAGCAGTAAGTGAGAAAACAGGGTTTTACAAATGTATGTAAACCGGGCTGATCATCTTTAGACCATACTGTTGTTGGAATGTAAAATCTCTTTTGGTCTAACTGTCCTTTATGATGTATTTTACAGTATTATTACTGGCGCACATGTCAGCTGTGCATGCTATGTGTCTTTCCtgtgtgaccacatgaacagtGACTGAATGAAGAGCCTCTACCTGTGGGGGCTGCTGACGGGGAGCTCCACTGAGTCGGGGTGGCAGAGGTGGGCGGACACGGCACAGGGAACGCTGCCTCTACTACCAGCTTCACGTTCATGCTCCCCAGCGTGCTGTAGGCGTGTGTGGTCACATCGCAGTGTGTCACCAGCTGGTTGCCATCTCGGAAGTCCCAGATGTAGTCAATGGCGGCTGCGGTTTTGAGGTAGCCGCTGGGGTCATGGAGCTGGACTTTGAAAACCACGTCCTCACCACGAAAGAAAACATTCTCAGACTGGTTGACCGCAGCCTTCTGGGAGATGTCAACTGCAACTGGGATCTTAtctaagagagagagtgtgtaagGGGCGTGACAAACACATCATTCTCAAAGGTTCTCCTGGTGTTTGGATCTGTCGCTTTGCCTGAAACATGTCGAACGTGGCATGAGCTGCACGTTTGAGTGCGTCTGCACCTGTGACGTAGAAGATGGTGTTGTCGGTGGTGAGAGGGCTGTACTTCCTGCGCTCACGTTTCCTGTAGACCATGACCTCTATGACCTCTGCACCCAGAGGGATGTTGGTGGTGTTGATGGTCAAACTGGAGGAGGAACCGTCGCATGTCTCAAAGTACTGGCCTGGACCCAACAAAGAAGA
Proteins encoded in this window:
- the gpnmb gene encoding protein QNR-71 isoform X1 — its product is MKAMRYVFLLVCACFICQADGRKTYGDMFPHKHVMPGKSPFPVPPIPGWDPDTNPWDDYLYPPLNPKPKELTHHKGKPKVRLTSDSPALNGSSIFFTAKLEYPPCQKEDANGDIVWDEHCPDGTELEASANGQVRSGDVYNWTSWMDDYGAGKCTDMKRCNVFPDGKPFPQSNDWSRKNYVYVWHAMGQYFETCDGSSSSLTINTTNIPLGAEVIEVMVYRKRERRKYSPLTTDNTIFYVTDKIPVAVDISQKAAVNQSENVFFRGEDVVFKVQLHDPSGYLKTAAAIDYIWDFRDGNQLVTHCDVTTHAYSTLGSMNVKLVVEAAFPVPCPPTSATPTQWSSPSAAPTEAPTATPPVTHAVTVKMETTQVPPSTRQPLPSSSSSTTAMTTGPPPTETPSPTVANVTPGSNPTTLASLRARNLNGNDCYRYALGTFMGNITIVEPKHQLTSQSDSRIVEVSASRVTDTDISFLVKCLGNIPTSACTIVSDHTCTQVRSILCDDVPPSSECEVHLRRTFPEPGTYCINITLENSRSLTSTSSTVTINKSQDTPVSVTSHTAAVVLSSTAVLVAVFAFVAYLGCKRYKVYRPIHRSLLEDASGHAVRLKEALFPSSEERHYLLTERRPV
- the gpnmb gene encoding protein QNR-71 isoform X2, producing the protein MKAMRYVFLLVCACFICQADGRKTYGDMFPHKHVMPGKSPFPVPPIPGWDPDTNPWDDYLYPPLNPKPKELTHHKGKPKVRLTSDSPALNGSSIFFTAKLEYPPCQKEDANGDIVWDEHCPDANGQVRSGDVYNWTSWMDDYGAGKCTDMKRCNVFPDGKPFPQSNDWSRKNYVYVWHAMGQYFETCDGSSSSLTINTTNIPLGAEVIEVMVYRKRERRKYSPLTTDNTIFYVTDKIPVAVDISQKAAVNQSENVFFRGEDVVFKVQLHDPSGYLKTAAAIDYIWDFRDGNQLVTHCDVTTHAYSTLGSMNVKLVVEAAFPVPCPPTSATPTQWSSPSAAPTEAPTATPPVTHAVTVKMETTQVPPSTRQPLPSSSSSTTAMTTGPPPTETPSPTVANVTPGSNPTTLASLRARNLNGNDCYRYALGTFMGNITIVEPKHQLTSQSDSRIVEVSASRVTDTDISFLVKCLGNIPTSACTIVSDHTCTQVRSILCDDVPPSSECEVHLRRTFPEPGTYCINITLENSRSLTSTSSTVTINKSQDTPVSVTSHTAAVVLSSTAVLVAVFAFVAYLGCKRYKVYRPIHRSLLEDASGHAVRLKEALFPSSEERHYLLTERRPV